A stretch of the Archangium violaceum genome encodes the following:
- a CDS encoding response regulator codes for MEDLGANVVAASSGDEALRLLLERDFALILLDVQMPGMDGYETASLIRMRERTRHIPIIFITAFNRSEVNVSRGYELGAVDYLFKPIVPEVLRTKVGVFLDLHRKKEEVRRQAELLRQAETREHERQLTEARAHYERSLMQQEMERERKVSEALEQRAQELARLVQEKEQAQSALHESNARLRLLADTASRLLKGTDGRPLLDSVHQHISEHLGLEVCLGYLARELNGTLELTAHSGISPTMRQRLERLEPGQGVAGRVAAEQKRWVLDAGAAANGPMPDAAPELGLAALACYPLISQGRVLGTLAFGTRTLRTFTEDELSLMQGVCDQVAVAMERERLIGALREADRRKDEFLAMLAHELRNPLAPVRSALEVFRMRMKQDDVLQRTIASADRQVAHMTRLVDDLLDVSRITRGKVELKPIPVTLTDLMEGAVQACEPIISQRHHELTVSLPSETVMLNVDPTRMSQVVANLLHNAAKYTPSGGRIHLNAERQGDELVLSVRDNGIGLRPDMLHRVFELFVQVDPGSDRAQGGLGLGLTLVRSLVEMHGGQVSARSEGLSKGSEFIVRLPLPPQPAAALAIPHMVKAAAATAHKLQPLHILLVEDNPDIRETLRDLLELHGHRVEEASDGRSAVELVLSQRPQVALVDIGLPELDGYKVAELVRASAGGSDTRLVALTGYGHPEDRKRALEAGFDAHLVKPVSSDDLSQVLKKLCTAA; via the coding sequence ATGGAGGATCTGGGCGCCAACGTGGTCGCTGCGTCCTCCGGTGACGAGGCCCTGCGCCTGCTGCTGGAGCGGGACTTCGCCCTCATCCTCCTGGACGTGCAGATGCCCGGGATGGATGGCTACGAGACCGCGAGCCTCATCCGCATGCGCGAGCGCACGCGGCACATCCCCATCATCTTCATCACCGCCTTCAACCGCAGCGAGGTGAACGTCTCGCGCGGCTACGAGCTGGGCGCGGTGGACTACCTCTTCAAGCCCATCGTCCCGGAGGTCCTCCGGACGAAGGTGGGCGTCTTCCTGGATCTGCATCGCAAGAAGGAGGAGGTCCGCCGGCAGGCGGAGCTGCTGCGGCAGGCGGAGACCCGTGAACACGAGCGGCAGCTGACCGAGGCCCGCGCGCACTACGAGCGCTCCCTGATGCAGCAGGAGATGGAGCGCGAGCGCAAGGTGTCCGAGGCGCTCGAGCAGCGCGCCCAGGAGCTCGCGCGGCTGGTGCAGGAGAAGGAGCAGGCCCAGTCCGCGCTGCACGAGAGCAACGCGCGGCTGCGGCTGTTGGCGGATACCGCCAGCCGGCTGTTGAAGGGCACCGATGGGCGCCCCCTCCTGGACAGCGTCCATCAGCACATCTCCGAGCACCTGGGACTGGAGGTCTGCCTGGGCTACCTCGCGCGGGAGCTCAACGGCACGCTGGAGCTCACGGCCCACTCGGGCATCTCGCCCACCATGCGCCAGCGGCTGGAGCGCCTGGAGCCGGGACAGGGTGTCGCGGGCAGGGTGGCCGCCGAGCAGAAGCGGTGGGTGCTCGACGCGGGCGCCGCCGCCAACGGGCCCATGCCGGATGCCGCGCCGGAGCTGGGACTGGCCGCGCTCGCGTGCTACCCGCTGATCAGCCAGGGACGCGTGCTGGGCACGCTCGCCTTCGGCACCCGCACCCTGCGCACCTTCACCGAAGACGAGCTGTCCCTCATGCAGGGCGTGTGCGATCAGGTGGCCGTGGCGATGGAGCGCGAGCGGCTCATCGGCGCGCTGCGCGAGGCGGATCGCCGCAAGGACGAGTTCCTCGCCATGCTGGCCCACGAGCTGCGCAACCCCCTGGCCCCCGTGCGCTCCGCGCTGGAGGTCTTCCGGATGCGCATGAAGCAGGACGACGTCCTGCAGCGCACCATCGCCAGCGCGGACCGCCAGGTGGCGCACATGACGCGGCTGGTGGATGACCTGCTGGACGTCAGCCGCATCACCCGCGGGAAGGTGGAGCTCAAGCCCATTCCCGTGACGCTGACGGACCTGATGGAGGGGGCCGTCCAGGCTTGCGAGCCCATCATCAGCCAGCGTCACCACGAGCTGACCGTCTCGCTGCCCTCCGAGACGGTGATGCTCAACGTGGACCCCACCCGCATGTCGCAGGTGGTGGCCAACCTGCTGCACAACGCGGCCAAGTACACGCCCTCGGGTGGCCGCATCCACCTGAACGCCGAGCGCCAGGGCGACGAGCTGGTCCTCAGCGTGCGCGACAACGGCATCGGCCTGCGGCCGGACATGCTCCACCGCGTCTTCGAGCTCTTCGTGCAGGTGGACCCGGGCAGCGACCGGGCACAGGGCGGGCTCGGCCTGGGCCTCACCCTGGTGCGCAGCCTGGTGGAAATGCACGGCGGCCAGGTGTCCGCCCGCAGCGAGGGCCTCTCCAAGGGCAGCGAATTCATCGTCCGCCTGCCCCTGCCCCCCCAGCCCGCCGCGGCGCTCGCCATCCCCCACATGGTGAAGGCCGCCGCCGCCACCGCCCACAAGCTGCAACCGCTCCACATCCTCCTCGTGGAGGACAACCCGGACATCCGCGAGACGCTGAGAGATCTGCTGGAGCTCCACGGCCACCGCGTGGAGGAGGCCAGCGACGGGCGCTCGGCGGTGGAGTTGGTGCTCTCCCAGCGTCCACAGGTGGCGCTGGTGGACATCGGGCTTCCGGAGCTGGACGGCTACAAGGTGGCGGAGCTGGTCCGCGCCTCCGCCGGCGGCTCCGACACCCGGCTCGTGGCCCTCACCGGCTACGGGCACCCCGAGGATCGCAAACGCGCGCTCGAGGCCGGCTTCGATGCCCACCTCGTCAAGCCGGTGTCCTCGGATGACTTGTCACAAGTCTTGAAGAAACTCTGTACGGCTGCCTAG
- a CDS encoding CBS domain-containing protein, which produces MKTIKDVMTRGVEVIGPDATLKQAAEKMQRLNVGPLPVCEGDKLVGLVTDRDIVVRGIAMGHDPDTSRVSSVMSEDVECIHPDASLDEAAELMEDRQIRRLLVVDDDKSLIGIVSLGDLSQEASDTTTARALEQISEPSRPLH; this is translated from the coding sequence ATGAAGACGATCAAGGACGTGATGACGCGCGGCGTGGAGGTCATCGGCCCCGACGCCACCTTGAAGCAGGCCGCGGAGAAGATGCAGCGACTCAACGTCGGCCCCCTCCCCGTGTGCGAGGGCGACAAGCTGGTGGGCCTGGTGACGGACCGGGACATCGTGGTGCGCGGCATCGCCATGGGACACGACCCCGACACCTCGCGGGTGTCCTCGGTGATGAGCGAGGACGTCGAGTGCATCCACCCCGACGCCAGCCTGGACGAGGCGGCGGAGTTGATGGAGGACAGGCAGATCCGCCGGTTGCTGGTGGTGGACGACGACAAGAGCCTGATCGGCATCGTGTCCTTGGGGGACCTGTCGCAGGAGGCGAGCGACACCACCACGGCGCGAGCGCTGGAGCAGATCTCCGAACCTTCGCGGCCCCTGCACTGA
- a CDS encoding DUF3332 domain-containing protein, translating to MKSRSSRLVAALFATFLSLHVSGCFGSFALTRKIYGLNQEVSDNKFLRWLVFLGFTIIPVYGVGTLVDALVFNSIEFWSGSNPLANAETLEDGTRIVRLSPTDTLRLSRDEQSGVMRVELDRAGEAPRVRYFEPLEDGMAVRDEAGALLVRAQERVDGAVEVVDASGSTVTVHSREAVALAQEAFSRDGAAGLARHVTPLASQQGLALACSAR from the coding sequence ATGAAGTCCCGTTCGTCTCGCCTGGTTGCCGCGCTGTTCGCCACCTTCCTGTCGCTCCACGTGTCCGGTTGCTTCGGCTCGTTCGCCCTGACGCGGAAGATCTACGGCCTCAACCAGGAGGTCTCGGACAACAAGTTCCTGCGGTGGTTGGTGTTCCTCGGCTTCACCATCATCCCCGTATACGGGGTGGGCACCCTCGTGGACGCCCTCGTCTTCAACAGCATCGAGTTCTGGTCGGGCAGCAACCCGCTCGCCAACGCCGAGACCCTGGAGGATGGGACGCGGATCGTCCGGCTGAGCCCCACCGACACGCTGCGGCTGTCGCGTGACGAGCAGAGCGGCGTGATGCGCGTCGAGCTGGACCGGGCCGGTGAGGCGCCGCGCGTGCGCTACTTCGAGCCGCTCGAGGACGGCATGGCCGTGCGCGACGAGGCGGGCGCGTTGCTGGTGCGTGCGCAGGAGCGCGTGGACGGTGCGGTGGAGGTGGTGGATGCCTCCGGTTCGACGGTGACGGTGCACTCGCGCGAGGCCGTGGCCCTGGCCCAGGAGGCCTTCTCGCGGGACGGCGCGGCCGGACTGGCGCGTCACGTGACGCCGCTGGCCTCGCAGCAGGGACTCGCGCTGGCCTGCTCGGCCCGCTGA
- a CDS encoding alpha/beta hydrolase family protein, with amino-acid sequence MTLSLVAALALSAAPAKSQPYTIQDQVSMRRISSPSVSPDGKRIAFVLRTTDLEANKGRTDLWLVNADGSGLRQLTYSPESEAQPVWSPDGQSLLFLSSRSGSSQVFRLPLDGGESQAVTKLPLDVGAFALSRDGKTLAVALEVYPDCATLECTTQRLKEQAQKKTTGRVYDKLFVRHWDTWADGRRNHLFVLPVDGSAAPRDVMVGMDADGPSKPFGGPEEFTFTPDGKGLVFTARDVGRSESWSTDLDLFLAPVDKPGAPRKLTEKNRATDTTPVFSPDGKTLAYLAMSRPGYESDRLRVVLRSWPDGKERVLAEQWDRSAGGIAWSADGKSVLVTADDIGQHPVFSLDVASGRVRALSGQGSASEPRPLPDGRVVFLRDDLKSPADLYSVRADGSELRQLTRVNEDALARIRFGDYEQFEFPGWNGETVRAFVVKPVDFNPKKKYPVAFLIHGGPQGSFGNHFHYRWNPQTYAGRGYAAVMVDFHGSTGYGQAFTDAIRGDWGGKPLEDLQKGLDAAIKRYGFLDGDKVCALGASYGGFMINWIAGQMPDRFRCLVNHDGNLDEKLAYFNTEELWFPEWEHGGTPWEKPEGYTKHNPIDHVAKWKTPMFVIHGGQDFRVVDTQGLSTFTVLQRRGIPSKLLYFPDENHWVVKPANSIQWHEAVLDWLDQWTKGSKKPAGPSAAPQAKAAP; translated from the coding sequence TTGACCCTCTCCCTCGTCGCGGCGCTCGCCCTTTCCGCCGCTCCCGCCAAATCCCAGCCCTACACCATCCAGGACCAGGTCTCGATGCGCCGGATCAGCAGTCCGAGCGTGTCCCCCGATGGCAAGCGCATCGCCTTCGTGCTGCGCACCACCGACCTGGAGGCCAACAAGGGCCGCACCGACCTGTGGCTCGTCAACGCCGATGGCAGCGGCCTGCGTCAGCTCACCTACTCTCCCGAAAGTGAAGCCCAGCCCGTCTGGAGCCCGGACGGCCAGAGCCTCCTCTTCCTCTCCTCCCGCAGCGGCTCCAGCCAGGTGTTCCGCCTCCCGCTCGATGGGGGAGAGTCCCAGGCCGTCACGAAGCTGCCCCTCGACGTGGGCGCCTTCGCCCTGTCCCGTGACGGCAAGACGCTCGCCGTCGCCCTCGAGGTCTATCCCGACTGCGCCACGCTGGAGTGCACCACCCAGCGTCTGAAGGAGCAGGCGCAGAAGAAGACCACCGGCCGTGTCTACGACAAGCTCTTCGTCCGTCACTGGGACACGTGGGCGGATGGCCGGCGCAACCACCTCTTCGTCCTGCCGGTGGATGGCAGCGCCGCCCCGCGCGATGTGATGGTGGGCATGGACGCGGACGGCCCCAGCAAGCCCTTCGGCGGCCCGGAGGAGTTCACCTTCACCCCGGATGGCAAGGGGCTCGTCTTCACCGCGCGCGACGTGGGCAGGAGCGAGTCCTGGTCCACCGACCTGGATCTCTTCCTCGCCCCGGTGGACAAGCCCGGCGCGCCCCGGAAGCTCACCGAGAAGAACCGCGCCACGGACACCACGCCCGTGTTCAGCCCGGATGGCAAGACGCTCGCGTACCTCGCCATGTCGCGCCCCGGCTACGAGTCGGACCGGCTGCGCGTGGTGCTGCGCTCGTGGCCGGACGGCAAGGAGCGCGTGCTCGCCGAGCAGTGGGATCGTTCCGCTGGTGGGATCGCCTGGAGCGCGGATGGGAAGTCGGTGCTCGTGACCGCCGATGACATCGGCCAGCACCCCGTCTTCTCGCTCGACGTGGCGAGCGGCCGGGTGCGCGCCCTCAGCGGGCAGGGCAGTGCCTCCGAGCCGCGGCCTCTGCCGGATGGCCGCGTCGTCTTCCTGCGGGATGACCTGAAGTCGCCTGCGGACCTGTACTCGGTGCGCGCGGACGGGAGCGAGCTGCGTCAGCTCACGCGCGTCAACGAGGACGCCCTGGCCCGCATCCGCTTCGGGGACTACGAGCAGTTCGAGTTCCCGGGTTGGAATGGCGAGACGGTGCGCGCCTTCGTGGTGAAGCCGGTCGACTTCAATCCGAAGAAGAAGTACCCGGTGGCCTTCCTCATCCACGGCGGTCCACAGGGCAGCTTCGGCAACCACTTCCACTACCGGTGGAACCCGCAGACCTACGCGGGCCGGGGCTACGCGGCGGTGATGGTCGACTTCCACGGCTCCACGGGCTACGGCCAGGCCTTCACGGACGCCATCCGCGGGGACTGGGGTGGCAAGCCGCTCGAGGATCTCCAGAAGGGCCTGGACGCCGCCATCAAGCGCTACGGCTTCCTGGATGGCGACAAGGTGTGCGCGCTCGGCGCGAGCTACGGCGGCTTCATGATCAACTGGATCGCCGGGCAGATGCCGGACCGCTTCCGCTGCCTGGTGAACCACGACGGCAACCTCGACGAGAAGCTCGCGTACTTCAACACCGAGGAGCTGTGGTTCCCCGAGTGGGAGCACGGTGGCACCCCCTGGGAGAAGCCCGAGGGCTACACGAAGCACAACCCGATCGACCATGTGGCGAAGTGGAAGACGCCGATGTTCGTCATCCACGGCGGGCAGGATTTCCGCGTGGTGGACACGCAGGGCCTGTCCACCTTCACGGTGCTGCAGCGCCGGGGCATCCCGTCCAAGCTGCTCTACTTCCCGGATGAGAACCACTGGGTGGTGAAGCCGGCCAACAGCATCCAGTGGCACGAGGCGGTGCTGGACTGGTTGGATCAGTGGACGAAGGGGTCGAAGAAGCCCGCGGGTCCGTCGGCCGCGCCCCAGGCGAAGGCCGCGCCGTAG
- a CDS encoding SET domain-containing protein, which translates to MPTLTPQPFELRTSSIQGQGAFATRPIRKGARIIEYVGQRISQAQADERYDDTAMSRHHTFLFNVDEDTVIDAAHEGNDARFINHSCDPNCQAFLEGDRIYIYARRDIAVGEELCYDYAYDRTEDMGEEEERLYMCRCGSPRCRGTILAPLEEKKEEPRKKAPVKASKKKSSKSSSSRKSSSSSRKPPVSSKRTSTAKSGRSGSGSGNRARTRSARG; encoded by the coding sequence ATGCCCACCCTCACGCCCCAGCCCTTCGAGCTGCGGACCTCGTCCATCCAGGGCCAGGGGGCCTTCGCCACGCGGCCCATTCGCAAGGGCGCGCGCATCATCGAGTACGTCGGCCAGCGCATCTCCCAGGCCCAGGCGGACGAGCGCTACGACGACACCGCCATGTCGCGCCACCACACCTTCCTCTTCAACGTGGACGAGGACACGGTCATCGACGCCGCCCATGAGGGCAACGACGCACGCTTCATCAACCACTCGTGCGACCCCAACTGCCAGGCCTTCCTCGAGGGGGACCGGATCTACATCTACGCCCGGCGCGACATCGCCGTGGGCGAGGAGCTCTGCTACGACTACGCCTACGATCGCACCGAGGACATGGGCGAGGAGGAGGAGCGGCTCTACATGTGCCGCTGCGGCTCGCCCAGGTGTCGTGGCACCATCCTCGCTCCCCTGGAGGAGAAGAAGGAGGAGCCTCGGAAGAAGGCTCCCGTGAAGGCATCGAAGAAGAAGTCCTCGAAGTCCTCCTCTTCCAGGAAGTCGTCCTCTTCCTCCCGGAAGCCCCCCGTGTCCAGCAAGCGGACCTCCACGGCGAAGTCCGGGCGCTCGGGTTCGGGCTCCGGGAATCGTGCTCGGACCCGCTCGGCCCGTGGTTGA
- a CDS encoding helix-turn-helix transcriptional regulator, with protein MDETPQPRLGTRLRMARMRLELTQEQVAKQVGFVPTVYGRIERGDMVPSVPKLRELCLALGVSADVLLSLATEGGDSPGGSPANAPAESADLRRLDMLVRDLSPDRLRLFRVALQTIAASDEE; from the coding sequence ATGGACGAGACGCCCCAACCCAGGCTCGGCACACGACTTCGGATGGCCCGGATGCGCCTGGAGCTCACGCAGGAGCAGGTGGCCAAGCAGGTGGGGTTCGTTCCCACCGTATACGGGCGCATCGAGCGCGGGGACATGGTGCCCAGCGTCCCCAAGCTGCGGGAGCTGTGCCTCGCCCTGGGCGTTTCGGCCGACGTGCTCCTCTCCCTCGCCACCGAAGGAGGCGATTCCCCGGGAGGGTCACCCGCGAACGCACCCGCGGAGTCCGCGGACCTCCGGCGCCTCGACATGCTCGTCCGAGACCTGTCTCCCGACAGGCTCCGGCTGTTCCGCGTGGCGCTCCAGACGATCGCCGCCTCCGACGAGGAATGA
- a CDS encoding DUF423 domain-containing protein has translation MRLWLILGAASAFLSVAAGAFGAHALRARLAPDLLTIFETGARYHMYHSLGLIAIGLLSQLRPSPLLNGAGWAMLAGILLFSGSLYALALSGVRALGAITPLGGVGFLVGWLLFALSAWRQTS, from the coding sequence ATGCGGCTGTGGCTCATTCTCGGCGCGGCAAGCGCATTCCTGTCTGTGGCGGCGGGAGCATTCGGTGCGCACGCGCTTCGGGCGAGACTCGCCCCGGACCTCCTGACCATCTTCGAAACCGGCGCGCGTTACCACATGTATCACTCGCTGGGTTTGATCGCGATTGGACTGCTGTCGCAGCTGCGCCCCAGCCCACTGCTGAACGGTGCGGGCTGGGCGATGCTCGCCGGCATCCTCCTCTTCTCGGGAAGCCTGTATGCGCTGGCGCTCTCCGGCGTGCGGGCCCTGGGCGCCATCACCCCGCTGGGCGGAGTGGGCTTCCTCGTGGGCTGGCTGCTGTTCGCCCTATCCGCCTGGCGACAGACGAGCTGA